The following coding sequences lie in one Phycicoccus duodecadis genomic window:
- a CDS encoding PspC domain-containing protein: MTDTPTQDQSPPPRAAGALDDVFERLHRSDVRRDTDHRWFGGVCSGLAARFGVDPLLIRAAAIALTIAGGVGVPVYLVLWLALPDTRGTVLVERAVRHGDAWAVVLGVVTALFVVGGLLSLGTGNDHWGGSLWLLLPVGLVVWLLVNRSRSGGHQQWGEATGYAPYPAPPGAPVPPPPPGGTPMSGPTSSFAPPASAMAAPVTTGTAPYGSGMPAAPPTGYGPWAPPRPPLPPAPPRPRRRRPSGYVGLVSLGLAAALVGLGVVLAGPLGFPGEPVLLGLTLALAGTSLVVLGLALTGRASGFSGFLTVALTLATVFGVLVAHSPAGVGGTGDRTWTPTAAVTPVTYTLGVGDATLDLTNLTDLTAAAPGADAPLRVSVQIGAGSLRIEVPPGLDVRVENSVGAGTVSYGRPGSLTQAPQNGDPGTDFTYDAVVGAGGTPDVVVTTEVGLGDITIEEQ; the protein is encoded by the coding sequence ATGACGGACACCCCGACCCAGGACCAGTCGCCCCCACCGCGTGCGGCCGGCGCCCTCGACGACGTCTTCGAGCGGCTGCACCGCAGCGACGTGCGCCGCGACACCGACCACCGCTGGTTCGGCGGGGTGTGCTCCGGCCTGGCCGCCCGCTTCGGCGTGGACCCGCTGCTCATCCGCGCCGCCGCCATCGCCCTGACCATCGCCGGCGGGGTGGGGGTACCGGTCTACCTCGTGCTCTGGCTGGCGCTGCCCGACACCCGCGGCACCGTCCTGGTGGAACGCGCGGTGCGGCACGGCGACGCCTGGGCCGTCGTCCTCGGCGTGGTGACCGCCCTGTTCGTCGTCGGCGGCCTGCTCTCGCTCGGCACCGGCAACGACCACTGGGGCGGCTCGCTGTGGCTGCTGCTGCCGGTCGGGCTCGTCGTCTGGCTGCTGGTGAACCGCAGCCGCTCGGGCGGGCACCAGCAGTGGGGCGAGGCCACCGGCTACGCGCCCTACCCCGCGCCCCCCGGCGCCCCCGTCCCCCCACCGCCTCCGGGAGGCACGCCGATGTCCGGCCCCACCAGCTCCTTCGCGCCGCCCGCCAGTGCCATGGCGGCCCCGGTCACCACCGGCACTGCGCCCTACGGCTCCGGGATGCCGGCCGCCCCACCCACGGGGTACGGCCCCTGGGCGCCCCCCCGGCCCCCTCTGCCACCCGCCCCGCCGCGCCCGCGCCGGCGGCGCCCCAGCGGCTACGTCGGCCTCGTCTCGCTCGGCCTCGCCGCCGCCCTGGTCGGCCTCGGGGTCGTCCTCGCCGGGCCACTGGGCTTCCCCGGGGAGCCGGTGCTGCTGGGCCTCACGCTCGCCCTCGCCGGCACCTCCCTGGTGGTGCTCGGGCTCGCGCTCACCGGGCGGGCGTCCGGTTTCAGCGGCTTCCTCACCGTGGCCCTGACCCTCGCCACCGTCTTCGGGGTCCTCGTGGCCCACTCGCCCGCCGGCGTCGGCGGGACGGGCGACCGGACGTGGACCCCCACGGCCGCCGTCACGCCGGTGACCTACACGCTGGGGGTGGGCGACGCCACCCTCGACCTGACGAACCTCACGGACCTCACGGCCGCGGCGCCCGGCGCCGACGCGCCGCTGCGGGTGTCGGTGCAGATCGGGGCCGGCTCGCTGCGGATCGAGGTCCCGCCGGGGCTGGACGTCCGGGTCGAGAACAGCGTGGGCGCCGGGACGGTCAGCTACGGCCGCCCGGGGTCGCTGACCCAGGCCCCCCAGAACGGCGACCCGGGCACCGACTTCACGTACGACGCCGTCGTCGGGGCCGGCGGCACGCCCGACGTCGTCGTCACCACCGAGGTCGGCCTCGGCGACATCACCATCGAGGAGCAGTGA
- a CDS encoding NUDIX hydrolase, whose amino-acid sequence MITVVGLVGGEEVVRFVLAHGEDPHDGLRARGWSAGEVQAHGALGRLVLEFAVHPVVAPGGAAPGRPHGPGLTDTERRGVTPRQRVAAYAVVVADGSLLLTQLSSATGAGGRWNLPGGGVDEGETPAAAVVREVAEETGQVVVDVRLREVMTQHWVGHSPRGAEDYHAVRLLHTARCPEPTPAVVHDVGGSTSAARWVPWAELGAMPVVASVPRAVRAAGLPWDHPWPQS is encoded by the coding sequence GTGATCACCGTCGTGGGGTTGGTCGGGGGCGAGGAGGTCGTCCGGTTCGTCCTCGCGCACGGGGAGGACCCGCACGACGGGCTGCGCGCCCGGGGCTGGAGTGCCGGTGAGGTGCAGGCGCACGGCGCGCTGGGCCGGCTGGTGCTCGAGTTCGCGGTGCATCCCGTCGTCGCGCCGGGGGGCGCCGCGCCCGGGCGGCCGCACGGCCCGGGCCTGACCGACACCGAGCGCCGCGGCGTCACCCCGCGACAGCGGGTCGCGGCCTACGCGGTGGTGGTGGCCGACGGGTCGCTGCTGCTGACCCAGCTGTCGTCGGCCACCGGCGCCGGGGGCCGCTGGAACCTGCCCGGGGGCGGGGTGGACGAGGGCGAGACACCGGCGGCCGCCGTGGTGCGCGAGGTGGCGGAGGAGACCGGCCAGGTCGTGGTCGACGTGCGGCTGCGCGAGGTGATGACCCAGCACTGGGTGGGGCACTCCCCGCGCGGGGCCGAGGACTACCACGCGGTGCGGCTGCTGCACACCGCGCGATGCCCGGAGCCGACCCCGGCCGTGGTGCACGACGTCGGTGGGTCGACCTCGGCCGCGCGCTGGGTGCCGTGGGCCGAGCTCGGCGCGATGCCGGTCGTGGCGAGCGTCCCGAGGGCGGTCCGGGCGGCCGGCCTGCCGTGGGACCACCCGTGGCCTCAGTCCTGA
- a CDS encoding glycosyltransferase family 4 protein codes for MKVALLSDCYPPRLGGIERQVHDLAHHLAGAGHTVEVFTATAGSGGERGGARTTEAEAAGHSVVVHRMALPLPGGVPVNPFAPPEVRRRLEAGGFDVAHAHLGVVSPFAADLVGTALAAGLPVAATFHCVLGPALPAVRLVGQARRWAGRGVALSAVSRMAAEEVSRAAGGAEVAVLNNGIDVDWWAPRDEAPHGAGVHVVTAMRLVSRKRPLALLGALHRARALLDPAVPLHATIAGEGPQRRAMEAFLRARGMAWVALPGRLDREGLRRLHHSGDVYVSAARLEAFGIAALEARAAGVPVVALRGTGVDDVVTPGVDGLLVDDDEGLAVAVAGLAADPGRREALRAHLRAVPPRQGWAGTVEATLAEYRRAGAAS; via the coding sequence GTGAAGGTCGCCCTCCTGTCGGACTGCTACCCGCCCCGGTTGGGCGGTATCGAGCGTCAGGTGCACGACCTCGCACACCACCTGGCGGGGGCGGGGCACACCGTCGAGGTGTTCACGGCGACGGCCGGGTCGGGGGGCGAGCGGGGCGGGGCGCGCACGACCGAGGCCGAGGCAGCGGGCCACAGCGTGGTGGTGCACCGGATGGCCCTGCCGCTGCCGGGCGGCGTGCCGGTCAACCCGTTCGCACCGCCCGAGGTCCGCCGGCGGCTCGAGGCCGGCGGCTTCGACGTGGCGCACGCGCACCTCGGGGTCGTCAGCCCGTTCGCCGCCGACCTCGTGGGTACGGCGCTGGCGGCAGGGCTGCCGGTGGCGGCGACCTTCCACTGCGTCCTCGGGCCGGCGCTGCCCGCGGTACGCCTCGTCGGGCAGGCGCGGCGCTGGGCCGGGCGGGGTGTGGCGCTGAGCGCGGTCTCGCGGATGGCCGCCGAGGAGGTCTCGCGGGCGGCCGGGGGCGCCGAGGTGGCGGTGCTCAACAACGGCATCGACGTGGACTGGTGGGCGCCGCGGGACGAGGCGCCGCACGGGGCGGGCGTGCACGTGGTGACGGCGATGCGGCTGGTCTCGCGCAAGCGCCCGCTGGCCCTGCTGGGGGCGCTGCACCGGGCCCGGGCCCTGCTCGACCCGGCCGTGCCGCTGCACGCGACCATCGCCGGCGAGGGGCCGCAGCGCCGGGCCATGGAGGCCTTCCTGCGGGCTCGCGGGATGGCGTGGGTCGCGCTGCCCGGTCGGCTCGACCGCGAGGGGTTGCGTCGGCTGCACCACTCCGGCGACGTCTACGTCTCCGCGGCGCGGCTCGAGGCGTTCGGCATCGCGGCCCTGGAGGCCCGGGCCGCGGGGGTGCCGGTGGTGGCCCTGCGCGGTACCGGGGTCGACGACGTCGTCACCCCTGGGGTCGACGGGCTGCTGGTCGACGACGACGAGGGGCTGGCGGTGGCGGTGGCGGGGCTGGCCGCCGACCCGGGGCGGCGCGAGGCGCTGCGCGCTCATCTGCGGGCCGTCCCGCCGCGGCAGGGCTGGGCCGGCACGGTCGAGGCGACCCTGGCCGAGTACCGGCGGGCCGGGGCGGCCTCGTGA
- a CDS encoding PIG-L deacetylase family protein — MSRTLVAFHAHPDDEALLTAGTMARAAAEGHRVVLVLATDGGAGLAADTLRRDDDLGRLRLREAERSAAALGVARLEWLGYADSGSGPEPEPDAPGLTRFCRAPLEEAAERLAAVLRTERADVLLSYDANGGYGHRDHRRVHEVAARAAEIAGTPRVLEATVPRDTIVRAIRAVDRVYRFPAEFDPTSFERAFTARADITHRIDVRRHVPAKRASMRAHASQASGGGALEPGAGAQTGDRTLAAFLRIPRPLYDLVFGREWFRDPTRPPGGTVSSDIFEGLP, encoded by the coding sequence ATGTCCCGCACCCTGGTGGCGTTCCACGCCCACCCCGACGACGAGGCCCTGCTCACCGCGGGCACGATGGCCCGCGCCGCGGCCGAGGGCCACCGGGTCGTCCTGGTCCTGGCCACCGACGGCGGGGCGGGGCTCGCGGCCGACACGCTGCGCCGCGACGACGACCTCGGGCGGCTGCGCCTGCGCGAGGCCGAGCGCTCGGCCGCCGCCCTCGGGGTCGCCCGCCTCGAGTGGCTGGGCTACGCCGACAGTGGCAGCGGCCCCGAGCCCGAGCCGGACGCCCCCGGGCTCACCCGCTTCTGTCGGGCCCCGCTCGAGGAGGCCGCCGAGCGTCTGGCCGCCGTACTGCGCACCGAGCGCGCCGACGTCCTGCTCTCGTACGACGCCAACGGCGGCTACGGCCACCGCGACCACCGGCGCGTGCACGAGGTGGCCGCCCGGGCCGCCGAGATCGCGGGCACGCCCCGCGTCCTCGAGGCCACGGTCCCCCGCGACACCATCGTGCGCGCCATCCGGGCCGTGGACCGGGTCTACCGCTTCCCGGCCGAGTTCGACCCCACGAGCTTCGAGCGGGCGTTCACCGCGCGGGCCGACATCACCCACCGCATCGACGTGCGCCGCCATGTCCCGGCCAAGCGCGCCTCGATGCGGGCGCACGCCTCCCAGGCGAGCGGCGGGGGCGCGCTGGAGCCCGGCGCGGGGGCCCAGACGGGCGACCGCACCCTCGCGGCCTTCCTCCGCATCCCCCGGCCGCTCTACGATCTGGTGTTCGGGCGCGAGTGGTTCCGCGACCCGACCAGACCACCGGGGGGCACCGTGAGCAGCGACATCTTCGAGGGGCTGCCGTGA
- a CDS encoding lysylphosphatidylglycerol synthase transmembrane domain-containing protein, which yields MRVPVAVPTHRRQLLQFGLGMTLAVVLLAWGLPYFAKTSWADIWTVIRSVPPQVAIGLQALMLLGLYSYTFTFTGSLRGLSHGKALVINLCGSSVSNLLPGGGAVGLAATYAICRSWGFSRRATSTSAIVTGVWNVLARIALPVVAILLLMAGGVTLPRALIDLAIAGSVTGLGIIAAVVGMLASERVAQRIGALVDRVVGPLVRRRRPHSPMSVAALVTDLRARIIDIVRWRWWSMTLGMICFFGVYYLLFVLVMRQTGVGLALNLLFAAYAIGRLLSAVGITPGGVGVTEATTTIVLVGWGAHPAAASAGVVLFSILTHLMEVPLGGLGWLLWSLSTKVEPPEEGAEPTLAAARPVSVPDLLRDAGAAPRAEDDPG from the coding sequence GTGAGGGTGCCGGTCGCCGTGCCCACGCACCGCCGCCAGCTCCTCCAGTTCGGGCTGGGGATGACGCTGGCCGTGGTGCTGCTGGCCTGGGGGCTGCCGTACTTCGCGAAGACGTCGTGGGCCGACATCTGGACGGTCATCCGCAGCGTCCCGCCGCAGGTCGCCATCGGTCTCCAGGCCCTGATGCTGCTCGGCCTCTACAGCTACACCTTCACCTTCACCGGGTCGCTGCGGGGGCTCAGCCACGGCAAGGCGCTGGTCATCAACCTGTGCGGCTCGTCGGTCTCGAACCTGCTGCCCGGGGGCGGCGCGGTCGGGCTGGCCGCCACCTACGCCATCTGCCGCTCGTGGGGCTTCTCACGCCGGGCCACCTCCACCTCGGCCATCGTCACCGGGGTCTGGAACGTGCTGGCCCGCATCGCGCTGCCGGTCGTCGCCATCCTGCTGCTCATGGCCGGGGGGGTCACGCTGCCCCGGGCCCTCATCGACCTCGCGATCGCCGGGTCGGTCACCGGTCTGGGCATCATCGCCGCCGTCGTCGGGATGCTGGCCAGCGAGCGGGTGGCGCAGCGCATCGGAGCCCTCGTCGACCGGGTCGTCGGGCCGCTGGTGCGCCGTCGCCGCCCCCACTCGCCGATGTCGGTCGCCGCCCTCGTCACCGACCTGCGGGCCCGCATCATCGACATCGTCCGGTGGCGCTGGTGGTCGATGACGCTGGGGATGATCTGCTTCTTCGGCGTCTACTACCTGCTCTTCGTCCTGGTGATGCGCCAGACCGGCGTGGGTCTGGCGCTGAACCTGCTGTTCGCGGCGTACGCCATCGGGCGCCTGCTCAGCGCGGTCGGCATCACGCCCGGCGGGGTGGGCGTCACCGAGGCCACCACCACGATCGTGCTGGTCGGCTGGGGTGCCCACCCCGCCGCCGCCTCGGCCGGCGTCGTCCTGTTCTCGATCCTGACCCACCTCATGGAGGTCCCGCTGGGAGGGCTCGGCTGGCTGCTGTGGTCGCTCAGCACGAAGGTCGAGCCGCCCGAGGAGGGCGCCGAACCCACGCTGGCGGCCGCGCGGCCGGTCAGCGTCCCGGACCTGCTCCGCGACGCCGGCGCCGCGCCGAGGGCCGAGGACGACCCGGGCTGA
- a CDS encoding M18 family aminopeptidase, with protein MSTADTIAAEFAQYVTASPTAFHAAAVARDRLVAAGFTALDEHDAWPTTPGRYVVVRDGAVIAWRLPEGAGPTTPWRILGAHTDSPGFRLKPTPVVRSHGWEQLNVEVYGGPLVATWFDRDLALAGRVVRPDGRVELVASGAVARIPNLAIHLDRNGDTGSNLDRQRHLLPVVGTGLDDRSGADAVLRDLLGDAVAWDLFVADTQAPARIGAGDAFLASGRMDNLTSVHAGLTGLLAAPADAGHIPVLAAFDHEEVGSASPTGAGGPFLEDVLGRVREGLGASTSDAARSARGSWLLSSDAGHLVHPSYAEKHDPTNRPRPGGGPLLKISASQRYMTDARGEALFAAACESAGVPWQPFVNTNTIPGGSTIGPIAATRLGIPTVDVGVGLLSMHSARELVHVDDLAALHGAVAAFLAG; from the coding sequence GCCCTCGACGAGCACGACGCCTGGCCCACCACGCCGGGCCGCTACGTGGTGGTCCGCGACGGCGCGGTCATCGCGTGGCGGCTGCCGGAGGGCGCCGGCCCCACCACACCCTGGCGCATCCTGGGCGCGCACACCGACAGCCCCGGCTTCCGCCTCAAGCCCACCCCGGTGGTGCGCAGCCACGGCTGGGAGCAGCTCAACGTCGAGGTCTACGGCGGCCCGCTCGTGGCCACCTGGTTCGACCGCGACCTGGCGCTGGCCGGCCGGGTCGTCCGTCCCGACGGCCGCGTCGAGCTGGTCGCCAGCGGCGCCGTGGCGCGCATCCCCAACCTGGCCATCCACCTCGACCGCAACGGCGACACCGGCAGCAACCTCGACCGCCAGCGCCACCTGCTGCCCGTCGTGGGCACCGGCCTCGACGACCGCTCCGGCGCCGACGCCGTGCTGCGCGACCTGCTCGGCGACGCCGTGGCCTGGGACCTGTTCGTCGCCGACACCCAGGCTCCGGCCCGCATCGGGGCCGGCGACGCCTTCCTCGCCTCGGGCCGGATGGACAACCTCACCAGCGTGCACGCCGGCCTGACCGGGCTGCTGGCCGCCCCCGCCGACGCCGGGCACATCCCGGTGCTGGCCGCGTTCGACCACGAGGAGGTCGGCTCGGCCAGCCCGACCGGCGCGGGTGGCCCGTTCCTCGAGGACGTCCTGGGCCGGGTCCGCGAGGGCCTGGGCGCGAGCACGTCGGATGCCGCCCGCTCGGCCCGGGGCTCGTGGCTGCTGTCGAGCGACGCCGGCCACCTGGTGCACCCGAGCTACGCCGAGAAGCACGACCCCACCAACCGGCCCCGGCCCGGGGGCGGCCCGCTGCTCAAGATCAGCGCGAGCCAGCGCTACATGACCGACGCCCGCGGCGAGGCCCTGTTCGCCGCCGCCTGCGAGAGCGCCGGCGTGCCGTGGCAGCCGTTCGTCAACACCAACACCATCCCCGGCGGCTCGACCATCGGGCCCATCGCGGCGACCCGGCTCGGCATCCCGACGGTCGACGTGGGCGTGGGGCTGCTGTCGATGCACTCGGCCCGCGAGCTGGTGCACGTCGACGACCTCGCGGCTCTGCACGGGGCGGTCGCGGCCTTCCTGGCGGGCTGA